The following proteins are encoded in a genomic region of Enterocloster clostridioformis:
- a CDS encoding sugar phosphate isomerase/epimerase family protein yields the protein MEQSMRRFMKVGIILHVSYPQLGGGDGPILECLERICGDDYFEAVEVARMKDPQVRKQAAEMIRMAHMVSAYGGQSRTLSAGLNINDLDETRRAMAVDTLKEGIDEAYEMGCAGFSFLSGRYEEERKEQAFEQLLKSTRELCRHAEKKGQMPVCCEVFDYDIDKKALIGPAVLAARYAGEIRKEHGNFGLLVDLSHIPMIHETIEESILPVRDYIIHAHMGNTVIKSPDCEAYGDNHPRFGFPNSENDVEELAHYLRTLKEIGFLGEKDRPVVSFEVKPWKDEPPEVVIANAKRTLNLAWELV from the coding sequence ATGGAACAATCCATGAGAAGGTTTATGAAGGTGGGAATCATTCTCCACGTATCCTACCCGCAGCTGGGAGGAGGCGATGGGCCCATCCTGGAATGTCTGGAGCGGATTTGCGGGGACGATTATTTTGAAGCCGTGGAGGTGGCCAGGATGAAGGACCCGCAGGTCCGCAAGCAGGCAGCGGAAATGATCCGCATGGCCCATATGGTGTCTGCTTACGGCGGCCAGTCCAGGACATTGTCGGCGGGACTGAACATCAATGATCTGGATGAGACCAGAAGGGCCATGGCCGTGGACACCCTGAAGGAAGGTATCGACGAGGCCTATGAGATGGGCTGCGCAGGCTTTTCCTTCCTGTCCGGCCGGTATGAAGAGGAACGGAAGGAGCAGGCATTTGAACAGCTGTTAAAATCCACCAGGGAGCTGTGCAGGCATGCGGAAAAGAAGGGGCAAATGCCCGTCTGCTGCGAGGTGTTTGACTACGACATTGACAAGAAGGCCCTCATTGGCCCGGCTGTTCTGGCTGCCCGCTATGCGGGGGAAATCCGGAAGGAGCATGGGAATTTCGGCCTGCTGGTGGATTTGAGCCATATTCCCATGATTCATGAGACCATTGAGGAAAGCATTCTTCCGGTGAGGGATTACATCATCCACGCCCATATGGGGAACACGGTAATCAAGAGCCCGGACTGCGAGGCTTACGGGGATAATCATCCCAGATTTGGATTCCCAAACAGTGAAAATGATGTGGAGGAGCTGGCTCATTATCTGAGGACCCTTAAGGAAATCGGATTTCTGGGTGAGAAGGACCGGCCTGTTGTAAGCTTTGAGGTGAAGCCCTGGAAGGACGAACCTCCCGAAGTGGTTATAGCAAATGCAAAACGTACCCTGAACCTGGCCTGGGAGCTGGTGTGA
- a CDS encoding sugar phosphate isomerase/epimerase family protein — MKDPIQKYFQVGTIQWMTHPPVNYPILDSVKTICCDEYFSALEITHIEDQETKDKVRDMLAQAHMKVCYGAQPRLLGPKLNPNDLDEEGRKKAEAVLIDSVDEARYMGAKGIAFLAGKWEPETRDQAYAQLLKTTRAVCGYAASKGMMVELEVFDFDMDKAALIGPAPYAARFAADMRTTHNNFGLLVDLSHFPTTYETSRFVIQTLRPYITHLHIGNAVVKEGFEAYGDQHPRFGFPDSANDTEQLVDFFTVLKEEGFFNKDNPYVLSLEVKPWADEDGDIILANTKRVINRAWALVED; from the coding sequence ATGAAAGACCCAATTCAGAAATATTTTCAGGTTGGAACCATACAGTGGATGACCCATCCTCCGGTGAATTATCCCATACTGGATTCCGTTAAGACCATCTGCTGTGACGAATACTTCAGTGCCCTTGAGATAACCCACATCGAGGATCAGGAGACAAAGGACAAGGTAAGGGATATGCTGGCCCAGGCCCATATGAAGGTGTGCTACGGTGCCCAGCCCCGTCTGCTGGGACCCAAGCTTAACCCCAATGACCTGGACGAGGAAGGCAGGAAGAAGGCGGAGGCTGTCCTGATTGATTCCGTTGATGAGGCCCGGTACATGGGTGCAAAGGGAATTGCATTCCTGGCAGGAAAATGGGAACCGGAGACAAGGGACCAGGCATATGCCCAGCTGCTTAAGACCACCAGGGCTGTGTGCGGCTATGCCGCATCCAAGGGAATGATGGTGGAGCTGGAAGTCTTTGACTTTGACATGGATAAGGCTGCCCTCATCGGACCGGCTCCCTATGCGGCCAGGTTTGCTGCGGATATGCGCACCACCCACAACAATTTCGGCCTGCTGGTAGACCTTTCCCATTTCCCCACCACCTATGAGACTTCCAGGTTCGTGATTCAGACACTGCGTCCCTATATCACCCACCTGCACATCGGTAATGCGGTGGTGAAGGAAGGCTTTGAGGCATACGGCGACCAGCACCCAAGGTTCGGGTTCCCTGACAGTGCCAACGACACGGAGCAGCTTGTGGACTTCTTCACCGTGCTGAAGGAAGAAGGCTTCTTTAATAAAGATAATCCTTATGTATTGTCTCTGGAGGTAAAGCCGTGGGCGGATGAGGACGGAGATATCATACTGGCCAACACCAAGAGAGTCATCAACAGGGCCTGGGCGCTGGTAGAGGATTAA
- a CDS encoding D-2-hydroxyacid dehydrogenase, producing the protein MKIVVLDGYTENPGDLSWEGLERLGDLTVYDRTPADKIAERIGDAEAVYTNKTPISAQLIKQCPNLKFIGVLATGYNVIDTAAAKAAGVIVSNIPTYGTDAVAQYAIALLLELCHHIGEHSDCVKAGEWTHNADWCFWKHPLVELAGKTFGVIGFGRIGQGTAKIAEALGMKVLAYDEYPNKALETDNCRYASLDELLAQADVISLHCPLFPSTEGIINKDSIAKMKDGVKIINTSRGPLIVEKDLREALDSGKVSGAAVDVVSTEPIREDNPLLGARNMIITPHIAWAPKESRQRLMDIAVDNLKHFVDGAPQNVVNK; encoded by the coding sequence ATGAAAATCGTAGTTTTAGACGGGTATACAGAGAATCCAGGTGATTTAAGCTGGGAGGGACTTGAGAGGTTAGGGGATCTGACCGTATATGACAGGACTCCTGCTGACAAGATTGCAGAGCGGATTGGGGATGCCGAGGCGGTTTATACCAATAAGACCCCAATCAGCGCACAGCTCATCAAACAGTGCCCAAATTTAAAGTTCATCGGAGTGCTGGCTACGGGCTACAATGTGATTGATACAGCGGCAGCCAAGGCGGCAGGCGTGATCGTGTCCAACATTCCAACCTATGGTACGGATGCAGTGGCACAGTATGCCATTGCCCTTTTGCTGGAGCTGTGCCATCACATCGGGGAGCATTCTGACTGCGTAAAGGCAGGGGAGTGGACCCACAATGCCGACTGGTGCTTTTGGAAGCATCCACTGGTGGAGCTGGCCGGAAAGACATTTGGCGTCATCGGCTTTGGAAGGATTGGACAGGGTACAGCCAAAATCGCGGAGGCACTGGGCATGAAGGTGCTGGCGTATGACGAGTATCCCAACAAGGCGCTGGAAACAGACAACTGCAGATATGCTTCCCTGGATGAGCTTCTGGCACAGGCCGATGTCATCAGCCTTCACTGCCCGCTGTTCCCGTCTACAGAGGGAATCATCAATAAGGATTCCATTGCAAAGATGAAGGATGGAGTAAAAATCATCAATACCTCCAGAGGTCCTCTGATTGTGGAAAAAGACTTAAGAGAAGCGCTGGACAGTGGAAAAGTCAGCGGCGCAGCCGTGGACGTGGTATCCACAGAGCCTATCCGCGAGGACAATCCTCTTCTGGGCGCCAGGAATATGATTATTACCCCGCATATTGCCTGGGCTCCCAAGGAATCCAGACAGAGACTTATGGACATTGCAGTGGATAATCTGAAACATTTTGTAGACGGAGCACCACAGAACGTGGTAAATAAATAG